The proteins below come from a single Chelmon rostratus isolate fCheRos1 chromosome 12, fCheRos1.pri, whole genome shotgun sequence genomic window:
- the dynlt5 gene encoding dynein light chain Tctex-type 5: MSDLLKDKSQRREKRAGKAPSEGSHGVRGKDTTGRTKDSISTVSCLDELGHQDDNARMAVTMENTYQLGPYKRFPVPAVTDILKDVLTSYLQEEKYEVEWSQKMTKTISEVIRARVKDLMIPRYKIVVLVHIGELAGQSMQISSRCLWDASNDTFVSYNFKNSSLFGVANVYAVYFE; this comes from the exons ATGTCTGACCTGCTGAAAGACAAATCccaaaggagagagaagagggcaGGCAAGGCGCCCTcagagggaagccatggagtCAGAGGCAAAGACACAACTGGCAGGACTAAGGA CTCTATAAGTACTGTATCGTGCTTGGATGAACTAGGTCACCAGGATGACAATGCTCGGATGGCTGTAACAATGGAGAACACCTACCAGTTAG GACCTTACAAACGCTTCCCTGTTCCTGCTGTCACAGACATACTGAAGGATGTACTCACCAGTTACCTCCAAGAGGAGAAATATGAAGTAGAGTGGTctcagaaaatgacaaaaacaatatcTGAG GTGATAAGGGCCCGTGTGAAAGACCTCATGATTCCTCGGTATAAGATTGTCGTCCTGGTCCACATCGGCGAGCTCGCCGGGCAGAGCATGCAAATCAGCAGCCGCTGTCTGTGGGACGCATCTAATGACACATTTGTCTCTTACAACTTCAAGAACAGCTCACTGTTTGGTGTGGCAAATGTCTACGCTGTTTACTTTGAGTGA